Proteins from a genomic interval of Crassostrea angulata isolate pt1a10 chromosome 7, ASM2561291v2, whole genome shotgun sequence:
- the LOC128155685 gene encoding target of rapamycin complex 2 subunit MAPKAP1-like codes for MAMMDNAGFLLAHIRNSFITSDDTGMCELIIENDETDRESKKVSRLDGSFTDSGAEFSDHELSTSYDILPDMGYGHRLRSNTAQRLERLKKEKKSQRKVKNISWRDCPSDYTAEDKGHLFEKKSLPYPDSDPGELSKASKLSQQIENYASSGENRFLEYAKFDGRASVGTPTKKIDIFLTMCPPGEREYPITVIVVASAKIHDLIGLICWQYTNEGREPKLNENIEMYCLHIAEDDGEVDTDFPSLDNREPVSKFGFSKLALVEKDIPPPANNRSTHVVTVYVPNRGFNKFQVENMNTTIREILQRVLKRRKVKIRPGQQYNIEKQSEPGVSLELDATLASMDTLEFCLVRENSTRGEFEEERDGDVSTIADSLTSHQYKSYIVNMIHRLRTNTEVQLGISGEKIEIDPVGTKGSVKFLRQKAATYLADTIASADIIEDKNGKSVFRLTYFTDKDSYKHHDFEADDDVAHEIVQKIKNILEMRLSPVRKDYMATKERKLKKRESLKFS; via the exons ATGGCTATGATGGACAATGCAGGTTTCCTTCTGGCTCACATTCGAAACTCATTCATTACAAGTGATGATACTGGAATGTGTGAGTTGATAATCGAAAATGATGAAACAGACAGAGAAAGCAAAAAAGTTTCCAG GCTAGATGGATCCTTCACCGATAGCGGTGCAGAATTCTCAGATCATGAACTATCTACATCTTACGATATTCTTCCAGACATGGGATATG GACACAGACTGAGATCTAACACTGCACAGAGACTGGAGAGGTTAAAGAAAGAGAAGAAAAGTCAACGAAAGGTCAAAAACATATCATGGCGAGACTGTCCATCAGATTACACAG CTGAAGATAAAGGGCACCTGTTTGAAAAGAAATCTCTGCCGTACCCAGATTCTGATCCAGGGGAGCTGTCAAAAGCTTCCAAATTATCGCAGCAAATTGAGAATTATGCCAGTTCAGGAGAAAACCGATTTCTGGAATATGCAAAGTTTGATGGAAGG GCCAGTGTTGGAACTCCAACTAAGAagattgatatatttttgaccATGTGCCCTCCTGGAGAGAGGGAGTATCCTATTACAGTCATTGTTGTGGCATCAGCCAaaatccatgatttgattggccTAATTTGCTGGCAGTACACAAATGAAGGAAGGGAACCTAAACTTAA TGAAAACATTGAGATGTACTGTCTCCACATTGCTGAAGATGATGGTGAGGTGGACACAGATTTTCCAAGTTTAGACAATAGAGAACCAGTGTCCAAGTTTGGTTTCTCAAAGCTGGCTCTTGTAGAAAAAGACATTCCTCCACCTGCAAACAACCGCTCCACACACGTGGTTACAGT aTATGTTCCAAACAGAGGCTTCAACAAATTCCAAGTGGAAAACATGAACACAACTATTCGAGAAATTTTACAGAGGGTATTAAAACGaagaaaagttaaaataagGCCAG GTCAGCAGTACAACATTGAGAAACAGAGCGAGCCCGGGGTGTCATTAGAGCTCGATGCTACACTGGCCAGTATGGACACACTAGAGTTCTGCCTCGTCCGTGAAAACA GTACTCGTGGTGAGTTTGAGGAGGAACGGGACGGAGATGTGTCAACGATAGCGGACTCACTGACCAGCCATCAGTACAAGAGTTACATCGTCAACATGATTCATCGACTCAGGACCAACACGGAGGTCCAACTAG GAATAAGTGGGGAAAAGATCGAGATTGATCCAGTGGGTACTAAAGGTTCAGTCAAGTTCCTGAGGCAGAAGGCTGCTACATATTTAGCAGACACCATAGCCTCAGCAGACATCATAGAAGATAAAAATG GTAAATCTGTGTTCCGCCTGACCTATTTCACAGACAAGGACAGCTATAAGCACCACGACTTTGAGGCTGATGATGACGTCGCTCATGAAATAgtgcaaaaaatcaaaaacattctGGAAATGAGACTGAGTCCTGTCCGAAAAGATTACATGGCCACCAAGGAGCGAAAACTTAAGAAACGCGAGTCGCTAAAATTTAGTTAG
- the LOC128155684 gene encoding eEF1A lysine and N-terminal methyltransferase-like, with protein sequence MNLLPQNYKDFHSAEYWENFFKKRGTKAFEWYGEYPELCGVLHKYVKTADNILMIGCGNSVLSENLFDVGHHNITNIDISDVVVRQMTERNKEQRPEMKYLKMDALDMEFEDSSFSVVLDKGTLDALMVDDSEAVNEDINKLFCEIGRVLKLGGRYVCISLMQDHILNKVLQYFPDIGWPVRIHKIDTENSENTDKDFHLPVFAVVFTKFKKMPNMKPILEISNSEDKLSRHNDVDEMKTLIKEVQYYAMIRQKLSKRNLFGEQVSLTLFTSASTEPRYTLHVVDVPETGLRKFAIFIVPQGRETDWLFGSEEGRTHLAKSAGFERLVVVSLSRHHTYVDMESVKQELSLKVMELAPPGYKEGVQIPFLSLGEDIGSRTVVCEGHSELSGDYIVEDVVADEGQTFRRLIFTSCPNVIQSEARLKLEGKKKGKGKKKHVIDNSYLASHYYVAMVTGLGFLNSAVNKNERLSCVLIGLGGGGLPNFLHQYIPQMEIDSVDIDPAIVEVARKWFGYQEDQRQRAHVADGIKFVQDAIKQGQKKDIVILDVDSKDRTTGMSCPPLPFVTPAFMTSVKDLLKDSGLLMLNVVCRDDKLKNQVFQDIQEVFPYVYTKDFTDDVNTVLYALPSQPVLPDPTYRSETGGKKKGGPVDPLIRGLSANVSVLQKNIKDSNSSVSVDLVEMLQGIKLVNR encoded by the exons atgaATCTGCTTCCTCAAAACTACAAAGACTTCCATTCAGCTGAATATTGGGAGAACTTTTTTAAGAAAAGAGGAACAAAGGCATTTGAATG GTATGGAGAATATCCAGAGCTTTGTGGAGTTCTTCACAAGTATGTTAAGACAGCTGATAATATCCTGATGATTGGGTGTGGTAACTCGGTACTGAGTGAGAACCTGTTTGATGTTGGGCATCACAACATCACAAACATTGACATCAGTGATGTCGTGGTCAGACAAATGACAGAGAGAAACAAAGAGCAGAGGCCAGAAATGAAGTATCTAAAAATGGATGCACTTGAT ATGGAATTTGAAGATTCTTCATTCAGTGTTGTCTTGGACAAAGGAACATTGGATGCCTTAATGGTAGACGATTCAGAGGCTGTGAATGAAGACATCAATAAATTGTTCTGTGAAATTGGGAGAGTGCTGAAACTTGGTGGTCGCTACGTCTGCATATCCCTAATGCAAGACCATATCTTGAACAAAGTTCTCCAGTATTTTCCAGATAT AGGTTGGCCTGTTAGAATTCACAAGATTGACACAGAGAATTCTGAAAACACAGATAAGGATTTCCATCTCCCAGTGTTTGCCGTagttttcacaaaatttaagaaaatgccAAATATGAAACCT atacTTGAAATTAGCAACTCTGAGGATAAATTAAGCCGACACAATGATGTAGACGAAATGAAAACTCTGATTAAAGAAGTACAGTACTATGCCATGATCAGACAGAAACTTAGCAAGAG GAATTTGTTTGGAGAACAAGTGTCCTTGACCCTGTTTACATCAGCATCCACTGAGCCACGTTATACCCTGCACGTTGTGGATGTACCGGAAACTGGCCTCAGAAAATTTGCCATTTTTATAGTGCCACAGGGGAG AGAGACTGATTGGTTGTTTGGGTCAGAGGAAGGGAGGACCCACTTGGCTAAGAGTGCAGGCTTTGAGAGACTAGTGGTGGTCTCTCTTAGCAGGCACCACACATATGTTGACATGGAAAGTGTTAAACAGGAGCTGTCATTGAAAGTCATGGAACTGGCACCACCAGGCTACAAAGAAGGAGTGCAG attccaTTTCTGTCGTTGGGAGAAGACATTGGGAGTCGAACTGTAGTGTGTGAAGGTCACAGTGAACTGAGCGGGGACTATATAGTGGAGGATGTGGTAGCTGATGAAGGACAAACATTCAGAAGACTCATCTTTACTTCCTGTCCAAATGTTATCCAATCGGAAGCCAGATTGAAATTAG AgggaaaaaagaaaggaaaaggaaagaaaaaacatGTTATTGACAACAGCTATTTGGCCAGCCATTACTATGTTGCCATGGTGACAGGATTAGGATTTCTAAACTCTGCTGTTAATAAAAATG AGAGATTAAGCTGTGTATTGATAGGTCTTGGTGGAGGAGGGTTGCCCAACTTTTTACATCAATACATACCACAG ATGGAGATAGACAGCGTGGACATTGACCCGGCGATCGTAGAGGTGGCCAGAAAGTGGTTTGGATACCAGGAGGACCAGCGACAGAGAGCTCATGTGGCTGACGGAATCAAGTTTGTTCAGGATGCCATAAAACAAG GACAGAAAAAAGACATTGTGATTCTAGATGTAGACAGTAAAGATAGGACAACAGGCATGAGTTGCCCGCCCCTGCCCTTTGTAACACCTGCTTTTATGACTTCTGTCAAAGATTTGCTCAAAGACTCTG GCCTACTGATGTTAAATGTTGTTTGCCGAGATGACAAGCTGAAGAATCAGGTGTTCCAAGACATCCAGGAAGTGTTTCCCTATGTGTACACCAAAGACTTTACAGACGATGTGAACACAGTGCTGTATGCCCTCCCCTCCCAGCCTGTGTTACCTGACCCCACATACAGGTCAGAAACAGGGGGTAAGAAAAAGGGGGGTCCAGTAGACCCATTGATTAGGGGACTCAGTGCCAATGTGTCAGTGCTACAGAAAAACATTAAAGACTCAAACAGTTCCGTCAGTGTGGATCTTGTGGAGATGCTGCAGGGAATTAAACTGGTCAACAGGTGA